One Immundisolibacter sp. genomic window carries:
- a CDS encoding TonB-dependent receptor plug domain-containing protein, with protein sequence GVINIITKSATDVHGLEVGARGGSYDRNDQYLQWGGELGKFDAYFFLERSRSDGPRERIDADAQTTLDGLFAPFPPVSLAPGPTELNRDNTEARADVSLGYWRLRGGFQELNDIGVGAGVAQALDPVGRGDGRRLSADLSYDNPRFADNLGLTGTLSYYNVENLARLQLSPPGAFGPLFPGGFPNGVLGNPDVYERHYRGEMSGLYTGISGHRLRLGGGYRKEDMYKVEESRNYMLVPSPLGPVPFPLGGLVDVTDVEAFVREEARTVAYAFAQDEWNFLPDWTLTTGVRVDDYSDFGTAVNPRLALVWQTSYSLTTKMLYGRAFRAPSFGELYNVNNPANLGNSSLDPETIDTWELGLDWNAGRGLRAAVNLFYYKMDDIIRFATDPAPSTSVTAQNTGRQTGYGLEAELAWQASRRLRLAGNYAYQKSTDESADADVGFAPSHLAYVRADWMFDPQWSVSSQATGVFDRKRPPGDDRSKIDDYVAVDLTLRGQKLFGDNWGMRLSARNLFNADVREPSASGLIPNDLPMAGRNLFLELSKAFR encoded by the coding sequence GCGAGTTGGGCAAGTTCGATGCCTATTTTTTTCTGGAACGGTCCCGCAGCGACGGCCCGCGTGAACGTATCGACGCTGATGCGCAGACGACACTCGACGGATTGTTTGCACCTTTTCCTCCGGTTTCGCTAGCACCCGGTCCGACAGAACTGAACCGGGATAACACCGAAGCGCGCGCGGACGTCAGTCTCGGTTACTGGCGCCTGCGTGGTGGTTTTCAGGAACTCAACGACATCGGTGTCGGCGCTGGTGTTGCACAGGCGCTGGACCCCGTCGGCCGCGGCGACGGCCGGCGCCTGAGTGCCGATCTGAGCTACGACAATCCACGCTTCGCCGACAACCTCGGCCTGACCGGCACACTGAGTTACTACAATGTCGAGAATTTGGCCCGGCTGCAACTGTCCCCCCCCGGCGCCTTCGGCCCCCTGTTCCCAGGCGGATTTCCCAACGGCGTGCTCGGCAACCCGGATGTTTACGAGCGCCACTACCGTGGCGAAATGAGCGGGCTATACACAGGCATTAGCGGGCACCGTTTGCGCCTGGGCGGCGGTTACCGCAAGGAAGACATGTACAAAGTCGAGGAGAGCCGCAACTACATGCTCGTTCCTTCTCCTTTGGGCCCGGTTCCGTTTCCATTGGGTGGTCTGGTGGACGTAACGGACGTCGAGGCCTTTGTACGGGAAGAAGCACGCACCGTGGCCTACGCGTTTGCCCAGGACGAATGGAATTTCCTCCCCGATTGGACGCTCACCACCGGTGTGCGGGTAGACGATTATTCGGACTTTGGCACCGCGGTTAACCCACGCCTGGCTTTGGTCTGGCAAACCAGTTATAGCCTGACCACAAAAATGCTTTATGGGCGCGCGTTTCGGGCGCCGTCCTTCGGCGAGCTTTACAACGTCAATAACCCCGCGAATCTCGGCAACTCATCTCTCGACCCGGAGACGATCGACACCTGGGAACTGGGTCTCGACTGGAATGCAGGTCGTGGCCTCCGTGCCGCGGTGAACCTGTTCTATTACAAAATGGACGACATCATCCGCTTTGCCACGGATCCCGCACCGTCGACAAGCGTCACTGCCCAGAACACCGGCCGTCAGACCGGCTACGGGCTGGAAGCGGAACTCGCATGGCAGGCCAGCAGACGCCTGCGCCTGGCGGGCAATTACGCCTATCAGAAATCGACTGACGAGTCCGCCGACGCTGATGTCGGGTTTGCGCCTTCCCACCTGGCTTACGTACGGGCGGACTGGATGTTCGATCCGCAATGGAGCGTGTCGAGTCAGGCCACCGGCGTGTTCGATCGCAAGCGCCCGCCCGGCGATGACCGCTCCAAGATCGACGACTACGTGGCCGTTGACCTGACCCTGCGCGGGCAGAAACTGTTCGGGGACAACTGGGGTATGAGATTATCTGCACGTAATTTGTTCAACGCCGATGTTCGGGAACCCAGTGCCTCCGGGCTGATTCCGAACGATCTGCCCATGGCCGGGCGAAACCTGTTTCTGGAACTCAGTAAAGCGTTTCGCTGA